In the Streptomyces fradiae ATCC 10745 = DSM 40063 genome, GGCGGCGGGACTGGCCGGGCCCGTCGCCACGGCGCGCGAGAAGAGCCTGCGCAACTACCGGCTGTTCGCCGCCCGCGATCCGCGCGTCACGCTCGGCCTGGACCCCGAACGGCCCTGGGACGAGCGGGAACTGCTGCGGCTGATGGCCGACCGGTGCGGGGTGTCGGGCGACCCCGGGCTGCGGACCGGGCGCGATGTGATCGACCCCGAGCGGACCCTGCGGGCCCTGGACGCGTTCGCCGCGCGGCTCGCCGCCGCGGCCCGGCGCCGCGCCCCCGTGCTGTTCGGGACGGGGCACCCGCACAGGCTGCTGGGCTTCTACGCCACTCTGGCAGACGCCATGTCGTCGGCGGGATGTCCTGTACTCACCCCCGCGCAGGGGAGATGTGTCGACATAACGACCCGATTCGGCGTACGCACGCACCGACTCGCCTACGCGCGCGGTGTCGCCGTCGTACGGGAGCGGGGAGGCGCGGGCGACGGTGGTGAAGCGGGCGCACACACCCATTCGCCGTTGCCCGTGCGGGTGGTCCTGGGGGTGGCGGCCGAGGCCGGCGGACCCCTTCCGGAACTGGTCGTGGGGGACCACGGCTGGGTCTGCGGGGCAGGTCAGCTGGGCATCGAGGCGATGGGCCTGGCCGACACGGACGACCCCGCGCTCTTCGTCGGGGAGGCGGAGGGACAGGTGGCGGTCGCGGTGCCGGTCGACGACGCCGTACCGGCCGATTACTACCGCCCGCTCTCTCGCTATGTACTCAATCGGGCCTGTCTGTCACAGTAGCGGCGGATGGCTGCTCCTCTTCCCCACCCGTATCAACCGCCCCTAGTCTGGGCAGTGAGCGCACAGCGACGAAGAGTCACCGGAGGGGAAGCCGGTGGCGTCATGTGCGGAAGGTACAGGTGGGTCATGGTTGCTGCTGGCGAGACTCCTCTCAACGAGGTCAGGTTCCTTACCGTGGCGGAAGTCGCCTCGGTCATGCGCGTGTCGAAGATGACCGTGTACCGCTTGGTGCACAGCGGTCATCTGCCGGCGATCCGGGTGGGCAGGTCCTTCCGGGTGCCGGAGCAGGCGGTGCACGAGTACCTCCGCGACTCCTTCGTGGGGGTGGAGACGGCGTAGTCCTCGGTCCGTGCACCGCCCTCGGATTACGAGCTCGGCGCTTCGGCGGGTAGGCTAGGCCGACGTAGGTCGTGTGGGCCCAGACGCCCCGCACCGAGATTCCCGCTTGTGCGGGGATGTTCCGAGAAGTGAGCGAGGGTAGTCGTGGGCTCTGTTATCAAGAAGCGGCGCAAGCGGATGGCGAAGAAGAAGCACCGCAAGCTTCTGAAGCGCACCCGCGTTCAGCGCCGTAACAAGAAGTAAGCGGCGGCTGTACGTGCGCCTCGCGGCCCTTCCACCGGTTCCGGTGGGAGGGCCGCGGTCATTCCCGGCCCGGTCATTCCCGGCCCGGTCGTTCCCGGCCCGGTCGGCCCGTCTCGCGGGGCGGGCCTTCCGTGTGGGGTGTGGCCGGTTCCGGGGCCCGTGTCCGGCGCCGTCCGGCGGCGACCGGCTACGGTGGCAGCCACACGCGTCGCGGGGACCGAACGGAAGGCGCTGAACGTGGGCAGGGTCGTGCTCGTCACCGGGGTGGCCAGGCAGCTCGCCGGCCGTTTCGTACGGCGCGTGATGCGCGACCCGGACGTCGACCGGGTCGTCGGGGTGGACGCCGTTCCGCCGGAGCACCCGCTGGGCGGCGCGGAGTTCGTCCGCGCGGACATCCGGCAGCCCGTCATGGGCCGGGTGCTCGCCGAGCACGGGGTCGACACGGTGGTGCACATGGACGTCTCCGCCGCCGCCCCGCCCGGCGGTGGCGGCCGGGCGGCGGCCAAGGAGACCAACGTCATCGGGACGATGCAGCTCCTCGGCGCCTGCCAGCGGAGCCCCGCCGTCCGCCGGCTCGTGGTCCGCTCCAGCACCGTGGTGTACGGCTCGGCGCCGCGCGACCCGGCGGTGTTCACGGAGGCGACGCCGCCCAAGTCCCTGCCGGGCGGCGGCTTCGCGAAGGACGTCGCCGAGGTCGAGGGGTATGTGCGCGGTTTCGCCCGGCGCCGCCCCGACGTGGCCGTGTGCGTCCTGCGGTTCGCGAGCATCCTGGGGCCCGGCGCGGACTCCCCGCTGAGCCAGTACCTGTCGCTGCCGGTGCTGCCGACCGTCCTCGGGTACGACCCGCGGCTGCAGTTCGTCCACGAGGACGACGTGCTGGACGTGCTGGCCATCGCGGCGGCCGAGCCGCGCCGGGGGACGCTCAACAGCGGCACGTTCAACATCGCGGGCGACGGGGTGCTGACCCTGTCGCAGTGCGCGCGGCGGCTCGGCAGGCCGACGCTGCCCCTGCTGCCGCCGGCCGTCACGTGGGCGGGCACGGCGCTGCGGACGCTGGGCGTGAGCGACGTCTCCCCGGAGCAGATCCGGCTCCTCACGCACGGCAGGGTGGTCAGCACGGTACAGATGCGCGAGACCCTCGGGTTCGAGCCGGCCCACACGACGGCGGAGGCATTCGCGGCCTTCGTACGGCGCCGGGGCCCCGGCCTGCTGCCGCCGGCCGCGCTGGCGGCGGCGGTCGACCGGGTGGCGGCGGGCCTCGGCGACGGGGTGGCGGCGCATCTGGGGCGGATGGTGGCGACGGACGAGCGGCGTTCGGCCGCCGGGACGAGGAGCGCGGGCTGACGATGGCGGACGCCAAGATCATTCCCTTCGACCCCTTCGACGAGGACCGCCCCCGGGGCGGGGCCTCCCGTGCCGCACGGGGGCGCGACGCTCCGGCCGCCCGCCCGGTGACCGCCCTGCCGGGCCGGTCGGCCGCCGCGCCGGACGACGGCCGGGCGCAGGGCGCCGGGGGCGCGGCGCCGGACGACGGGGCCTCGCGCGGGGCCGGTGCGGCGCACCCGGCCGGGCGGGGGCCGGCCGGCGGGCCCGCGCCCGGGGCGGGTTCGGGCGCCGGGGCCGGGTCGGGGGCCGGGGCCGAGGGCGGTGCGGACGGACCGGGCCGGGAGGACGGCTGGGACCGGCGGCTCGCGGCGGGGCTCGCGTTCCTGCGGCGGCGGATCACCGGTGCTTACGAGGTCGACGAGTTCGGCTTCGACGAGGAGCTGACCGACCAGGTCCTGATGTCGCTGCTGCGGCCCCTGTTCGACACGTACTTCCGCGTCGAGGTGCGGGGCGTCGAGAACATCCCGGCCGAGGGCGGCGCCCTGGTCGTGGCGAACCACTCGGGCACGGTGCCGCTGGACGCGCTGATGATGCAGGTGGCGGTGCACGACCACCATCCGGCGGGGCGTCACCTGCGGCTGCTCGCCGCGGACCTGGTGTTCATGCTGCCGGTCGTCAGCGAGCTGGCCCGCAAGGCCGGGCACACCCTGGCGTGTACGGAGGACGCGGAGCGGCTGCTCGGGCGCGGTGAGGTCGTCGGAGTGATGCCGGAGGGCTTCAAGGGGATCGGCAAGCCGTTCGGCGAGCGGTACAAGCTGCAGCGGTTCGGGCGGGGCGGGTTCGTGTCGACGGCGCTGCGCACGCGGGCGCCGATCGTGCCGTGCTCCATCGTCGGGGCGGAGGAGACGTACCCGATGGTCGGCAACGCGAAGACGCTGGCGCGGCTGCTGGGGCTGCCGTACTTCCCGCTGACGCCGACGTTCCCGTGGCTGGGGCCGCTGGGTGCGCTGCCGCTGCCGACGAAGTGGACGATCGAGTTCGGTGAGCCGATCCCGACGGACGGGTACGCGCCGGAGGCGGCGGAGGACCCGATGCTGATGTTCAACCTGACGGACCAGGTGCGGGAGCGGATCCAGCACACGCTCTACGCACTGCTGGTGCGGCGGCGGTCGGTGTTCTTCTGAGGCCGTCTCCCGCGTGCCGGTGGCGCCGTCCGGCCGGGGACGGGGCCGGGGACGGCTCAGGGCGCCGCTCCTGACCGGAGCGGCGCCCTGAGTCCGTTCGTACGGGCGCACCCTCGTACCGTCCGTGCCGGAGCAGCGGGCCGGTGGGGGCCGCCCGGCTAGCCGGCGTCCTCGCCGTCGATGCCGAGGCCCGGGAGGATGCCCGGGAGCAGCGGCGGGAGCGTCACGTCGGGTGCGGGAGCGGGGGACTCCTGCGGGCCGTCCTGGGAGGGCGGCGTCGACGTGGCGGGCCCGTCCGGATCGAGGAGGCCGCCCGTGCCGCCGCCGAGGAGGCCCTGGTCGGTGTCCTGGCCGGTGCCGCCGGTCGGGCGGGGGCTGGTGCCCGTCCCGTCCGAGCCGCCCGTGCCGCCCGGTGCCGGGGCGTCCTGGCCGCCCGGTGCCTGGCCCGACGGGCCGGGGCCCGTGGAGCGGTCGGGGGCCGTGGACCCGGTGGATCCGGGGCCGGTCCTGCCCGGCGCGCTGCCGGGCAGCTTGGACTTGAGCGGGGCGACCTGCTGGTCTATGGCGTCGAAGACCGAGGTCACCTGGTCCCGTACGTCGGTGAGCTGGGGTGGGAGCTTGGCGCGCAGTCCGTCCCAGGTGCCGCGGTGGCTGCGGGCGAACGAGTCGAGCGTGGCCATGGGGCCGATGGCGCCGTCGCGCTCGTAGGCGAGGCGGAGCAGGCGGTGGCCCTCGGCCACGTCCTGCTGCATGCCGTTGAGCGTGCGGCGGATCTCGCCGAGCGACTCGTGGTCCAGGTCGCCGGACCGGCCGCGCTCCAGGAGGCGGCGGGCCTCGCTGAGCCGGGTGGAGGCGTGGTCGAGGTGGATCCCTCCGCGGTCCGCCTCGTCGTCGGCGAGGCCGAGCCGCAGGTCCTCCATGCCGCGCTTGAGCCCGTAGAGCGAGTCACCGGGGAGGGCGTCGGAACTGGCAGCGGCCACTCCGCTGAACGCGCCCGCCGCCACGCCCACGGTGAGGCCGCCGGCGGCGAGCCCCTTCGTCCAGCGGGTGCGGGGCCGCAATCTCCGGAGGGCGGTGGCGCGGTGCGCGCCGCGGCCGCTCGACGTCCGCTGCTCCGGAACCGTAGGGTCCGCGGACGCACCGCCCGCGGCCGTGCCCTCCTGGAACATCGCCTCCATGGCGGCGACCAGTTGGGCTCGCTGCACCACTTTCACTTCGGGGTCCATCGCCGGCTTCGGCAGCTCGCCGAGGCTGTCGGCCAGGGCCAGGAGCCGACTCTGGTCGCCGGCTTCGGCCGGCGCCTCGGACTGCTGGGCCGCCTGATCTTCCAGGGCCTGGGCGAAGGCGTTCGCCCGCCGGTGCGCCGATACGTTCGCGATCACTGGCGGCACCTCCTCTCGTCATGACGGTCGACTCCCCAGGGGGTCCGGAAGGTTGCACACGTTGAGCACATCCACACGTACGAGTGAGTGGCTGTGGACAGGGCGCGACCAGAGGGAGCCTGCATCCCGCACAACGAGTGTCGCGGCACCTGGGTTACGGAGGGAAGATGTTCGGACCAGGGCGTCATGAGGCGGTCACCGGGGGTGAGTTGGCGGGAGGGGGGCCGACGGGGCGGCGGCGGGCCGGGGGCGGGGCTGAGCGGTGGGGTGTGGGTGGGACCTGCGGTGGGGCTTCGGGGGGACGGAGGGACGGGGCCCGGGGGCCTGGTGCGGGGCTCGGGGCTCGGGACGGGTGCGGGAGAGGGGGACGGGCGGCCGGCGGGGCGGGGCGGTCCGGTGTCCGGGTCCGTCCGGGGACGGGGCGGGGTGGGGCGGAGCGGGGAGGCCGCGCGGGACGGGGCGGTCGGGACTGAGGGGAGGGCGGGGACGGGCGGAGGGTCAGCGGGCGTCTTCGGGGAGCAGCCGTGCGAGGGTCCGTACGGCGCGGTACTGGAGAGTCTTGATCGCGCCCTCGTTCTTGCCCATCACGCGCGCGGTCTCGGCGACGGACAG is a window encoding:
- a CDS encoding DUF5667 domain-containing protein; translation: MIANVSAHRRANAFAQALEDQAAQQSEAPAEAGDQSRLLALADSLGELPKPAMDPEVKVVQRAQLVAAMEAMFQEGTAAGGASADPTVPEQRTSSGRGAHRATALRRLRPRTRWTKGLAAGGLTVGVAAGAFSGVAAASSDALPGDSLYGLKRGMEDLRLGLADDEADRGGIHLDHASTRLSEARRLLERGRSGDLDHESLGEIRRTLNGMQQDVAEGHRLLRLAYERDGAIGPMATLDSFARSHRGTWDGLRAKLPPQLTDVRDQVTSVFDAIDQQVAPLKSKLPGSAPGRTGPGSTGSTAPDRSTGPGPSGQAPGGQDAPAPGGTGGSDGTGTSPRPTGGTGQDTDQGLLGGGTGGLLDPDGPATSTPPSQDGPQESPAPAPDVTLPPLLPGILPGLGIDGEDAG
- a CDS encoding helix-turn-helix domain-containing protein, with the translated sequence MVAAGETPLNEVRFLTVAEVASVMRVSKMTVYRLVHSGHLPAIRVGRSFRVPEQAVHEYLRDSFVGVETA
- a CDS encoding 30S ribosomal protein bS22, coding for MGSVIKKRRKRMAKKKHRKLLKRTRVQRRNKK
- a CDS encoding lysophospholipid acyltransferase family protein, encoding MADAKIIPFDPFDEDRPRGGASRAARGRDAPAARPVTALPGRSAAAPDDGRAQGAGGAAPDDGASRGAGAAHPAGRGPAGGPAPGAGSGAGAGSGAGAEGGADGPGREDGWDRRLAAGLAFLRRRITGAYEVDEFGFDEELTDQVLMSLLRPLFDTYFRVEVRGVENIPAEGGALVVANHSGTVPLDALMMQVAVHDHHPAGRHLRLLAADLVFMLPVVSELARKAGHTLACTEDAERLLGRGEVVGVMPEGFKGIGKPFGERYKLQRFGRGGFVSTALRTRAPIVPCSIVGAEETYPMVGNAKTLARLLGLPYFPLTPTFPWLGPLGALPLPTKWTIEFGEPIPTDGYAPEAAEDPMLMFNLTDQVRERIQHTLYALLVRRRSVFF
- a CDS encoding NAD-dependent epimerase/dehydratase family protein, which codes for MGRVVLVTGVARQLAGRFVRRVMRDPDVDRVVGVDAVPPEHPLGGAEFVRADIRQPVMGRVLAEHGVDTVVHMDVSAAAPPGGGGRAAAKETNVIGTMQLLGACQRSPAVRRLVVRSSTVVYGSAPRDPAVFTEATPPKSLPGGGFAKDVAEVEGYVRGFARRRPDVAVCVLRFASILGPGADSPLSQYLSLPVLPTVLGYDPRLQFVHEDDVLDVLAIAAAEPRRGTLNSGTFNIAGDGVLTLSQCARRLGRPTLPLLPPAVTWAGTALRTLGVSDVSPEQIRLLTHGRVVSTVQMRETLGFEPAHTTAEAFAAFVRRRGPGLLPPAALAAAVDRVAAGLGDGVAAHLGRMVATDERRSAAGTRSAG
- a CDS encoding phosphatase, whose translation is MLSTGALRAHLLAAGLAGPVATAREKSLRNYRLFAARDPRVTLGLDPERPWDERELLRLMADRCGVSGDPGLRTGRDVIDPERTLRALDAFAARLAAAARRRAPVLFGTGHPHRLLGFYATLADAMSSAGCPVLTPAQGRCVDITTRFGVRTHRLAYARGVAVVRERGGAGDGGEAGAHTHSPLPVRVVLGVAAEAGGPLPELVVGDHGWVCGAGQLGIEAMGLADTDDPALFVGEAEGQVAVAVPVDDAVPADYYRPLSRYVLNRACLSQ